GGCAATATCGTCAGCCACCAGAAAGCGCGCGGCAAGGGCGATGCCCTGCCCCGCCAGCGCCGCATCAATCGTCAACGATGTCTGGTTCAGCCGCATTGCAGGGGCGGCCAGCCCCCCGACATGACCCAGCACGTGCCGCGCATATTCCGACCACAGGTCATGAGCATCATGCAGCAGCGTGAAAGAGGCAAACTGACCGGCATCCAGAGGCAACTCATGCCCGGCAACCAGGGCTGGCGACGCCACCGCAATGACATCCTGGGAAAACAGCAGCCTGGCGTCCAGACTGGCACCAAAGGGCGGGGTGCCCTGCCGTATCGCCAGGTCGATACCATCTGCGCGAAAGCTGGACAGCGCCTCGGTCGCCAGAATACGCAATTCGATCTCGGGATGCTGTCGGGTGAACTCTGGCAGCGCCGGGATCAGCCATTTCGAGGCCAGGGTCGGCGTGACGCTGATCGTGACCACCGCCGTGCGCGGGCGCAGGTCATCGGTGGCCTGCAGCAGGATATCGAAGGCGCGGGTGACCTGCTGATGATAGGCGCGCCCCGCTGCGGTAAAGGCCAGCCCCTTGGGTTGCCGCTGGAACAGGCGCAGACCCAGACGCTCTTCCAGGCCCCTGACCTGCTGGGCCACCGCGCCCTGGGTGACGCCCATTTCTTCGGCGGCAGCCCGGAAATTCAGATGCCGCCCCGACATTTCAAATGCCTTCAGCGCATTGAGCGGGGGGAGTTCAGGCTGTTTTGACAATAGTTTTTCTACACTCAGATTGTAGGGCTTCTCTCTCGCACTGCGCCATACCGCAGCATATATTCACCTTAACCGAAACGGATGAATTCAGGGAAGCGCAAAATGACTGTAGAAAAAGTAGCATTGGTGACGGCCGGCGGCAGTGGCATGGGTGCAGATGCAGCCCGCAGGCTGGCCGCAGACGGTTTTCATGTGGGCATCCTGTCCTCCTCGGGCAAGGGTGAGGCCCTTGGCAAGGAACTGGGCGGTTTTGGCGTCACCGGTTCGAACCTGTCGCAGGCCGATCTGGAAGCGCTGGTCAACGGCGCCGTGGAACGCTGGGGCCGCGTCGACGTGCTGGTGAACTCGGCTGGTCACGGCCCCAAGGGTCCGGTTCTGGAAATCCCGGACGAGGACTGGCATCAGGGCATGGAAGTGTATCTGATGAATGTGATCAGACCGACCCGTCTGGTCACGCCGCTGATGCAGGCGCAGGGCGGCGGCGCGATCATCAACATCTCGACCTTCGCCGCATTCGAACCCGACCCGCTGTTCCCCACCTCGGGCGTGTTCCGCGCCGGTCTGGCCGCATTCTCGAAACTGTTTGCTGACAAATATGCGGCTGACAATATCCGCATGAACAATGTGCTGCCCGGCTTCATCGACAGCCTGCCCGAAACCGAGGATCGCCGCGCCCGCATCCCGATGGGCCGCTATGGTCACGCGGCCGAGGTGTCTTCGCTGATTTCCTTCCTGGCTTCGGAAGGCGGCGGCTATATGACCGGTCAGAACCTGCGTGTCGACGGCGGACTGACCCGTGCAGTCTGAGCTTGCCCCATCGGCCCGTTCCGAGATGCTGGTGTTTGTCGTCAAATGGGCGGCATCACTGATCCAGATCGTCGGCTATGGCGCCACGGCCTTCGGCCTGACTCCGTGGAACCTGTATTTCTTCGTTGTCGGCGTGCTGGGATGGTTCGTGGTCGGGGTTCTTTGGAAAGACCGGGCGATCATGCTGATCCATCTGGTCGCCTTGGCGGCCATGATTGCCGGCATGTCCAACGGCTGAGTCCTGGACAAGCAAGTAACTTCGGGCGCGATTTTTTCGCGCCCGATTTCCGTTTCTGATCCGGCTATCGTGGCGGAAGACGCCATGGGGACTGTCTCCCCCGGCATGAACGCGGCAAGTTGGATGTCATCCTCGTCGATGACGTCCGGTTCGGTGCGCATCCCCTTGCCCTTGTCCCGAGCGTCACGTCAGGAATCGCATGTTCAGATTTCAAGCGGTGAGACGACCGACCAGACATTCCCCATAGATTTTCTCAGGATTGACATCGCCAAAAGGTTTTGTCAGGTCTTTTGCAATCAAGGTCGCCTCGATCAGGCGGCTGACAAGCCGAATCGAGAGGACATCATGAAAACGACCCTCGCCATCTCTGCGCTGGCCTGCGCCGTCGCGGCCCCGGCCTTTGCCGGAAAAACGGAAGTAGTCGCCAATTATGTCGCCATCGGACATGCGGCCTATGAAGACAGCCTGCTGAAGGCGCGCGAACTGCAAGCCGCTGTAGACGCCCTGCTGGCAGAGCCCTCGGCGCAAACGCTGAATGCCGCCCGTCAGGCCTGGGTCGCCGCCCGCGTTCCCTATCTGCAGACCGAGGTGTTCCGCTTTGGCAATGCCATCGTGGACGACTGGGAAGGCAAGGTGAACGCCTGGCCGCTGGACGAAGGTCTGATCGATTACGTCGATCCCTCCTATGGCGGTGCATCTGATGCCAATGAATATGCGGCGCTGAATGTCGTCAGCCATCCGGAATTCACCCTGTCGGGCAAGACCGTGGACGCCAGCGAGATCACTCCGGCGCTGCTGTCGGACACCCTGCAT
This is a stretch of genomic DNA from Paracoccus seriniphilus. It encodes these proteins:
- a CDS encoding LysR substrate-binding domain-containing protein produces the protein MSKQPELPPLNALKAFEMSGRHLNFRAAAEEMGVTQGAVAQQVRGLEERLGLRLFQRQPKGLAFTAAGRAYHQQVTRAFDILLQATDDLRPRTAVVTISVTPTLASKWLIPALPEFTRQHPEIELRILATEALSSFRADGIDLAIRQGTPPFGASLDARLLFSQDVIAVASPALVAGHELPLDAGQFASFTLLHDAHDLWSEYARHVLGHVGGLAAPAMRLNQTSLTIDAALAGQGIALAARFLVADDIAAGRLVQVHDGALNGQRDFYLLSRLSPARGKAVEVVMSWILSRG
- a CDS encoding SDR family oxidoreductase; the protein is MTVEKVALVTAGGSGMGADAARRLAADGFHVGILSSSGKGEALGKELGGFGVTGSNLSQADLEALVNGAVERWGRVDVLVNSAGHGPKGPVLEIPDEDWHQGMEVYLMNVIRPTRLVTPLMQAQGGGAIINISTFAAFEPDPLFPTSGVFRAGLAAFSKLFADKYAADNIRMNNVLPGFIDSLPETEDRRARIPMGRYGHAAEVSSLISFLASEGGGYMTGQNLRVDGGLTRAV
- a CDS encoding DUF6552 family protein encodes the protein MLVFVVKWAASLIQIVGYGATAFGLTPWNLYFFVVGVLGWFVVGVLWKDRAIMLIHLVALAAMIAGMSNG